Proteins from one Emys orbicularis isolate rEmyOrb1 chromosome 2, rEmyOrb1.hap1, whole genome shotgun sequence genomic window:
- the DUSP26 gene encoding dual specificity protein phosphatase 26: protein MATLPIDSRELALLQDGTVGDGSSSVVAHRDASWVSGAPMAFMSRFSRSSSRSPSRGSQEDASNHPILSVFELERLLYTGKTACNHADEVWPGLYLGDQDIAANRRELARLRITHILNASHSKWRGGAEYYEGTGIRYLGIEAHDSPSFDMSPYFHPSADFIHQALSEGGGRILVHCAVGVSRSATLVLAYLMIRHRMTLVEAIKTVKDHRGIIPNRGFLHQLVSLDNSLRLKRRA, encoded by the exons ATGGCGACTCTCCCAATCGATTCACGAGAGTTGGCACTTTTGCAG GACGGGACCGTGGGTGACGGCAGCAGCAGCGTTGTTGCCCACAGGGATGCATCGTGGGTCTCTGGAGCTCCAATGGCTTTTATGTCCAGGTTCTCCAGAAGCAGCTCCAGGTCACCCAGCCGGGGGTCTCAGGAAGACGCCAGCaaccaccccatcctcagtgtctTTGAGCTGGAGAGGCTGCTGTACACGGGGAAGACGGCCTGTAACCATGCAGATGAGGTCTGGCCAGGACTCTACTTGGGAGACCA AGATATAGCAGCCAATCGGCGTGAGCTGGCCCGCCTGCGCATCACCCACATCCTCAATGCCTCGCACAGCAAGTGGAGAGGGGGTGCTGAGTACTATGAGGGCACCGGCATCCGCTACCTTGGCATCGAGGCCCACGACTCGCCCAGCTTCGACATGAGTCCCTACTTCCACCCCTCAGCTGACTTCATCCACCAGGCGCTGAGcgagggaggag GAAGGATCCTCGTCCACTGTGCTGTCGGGGTGAGCCGCTCGGCCACCTTGGTCCTCGCCTACCTCATGATCCGCCACCGTATGACCCTGGTGGAAGCCATAAAGACTGTCAAGGACCACCGCGGCATCATCCCCAACCGGGGCTTCCTGCACCAGCTGGTCTCCCTGGATAACTCCCTGAGGCTGAAGCGGCGAGCATGA